One segment of Mycobacterium spongiae DNA contains the following:
- the ipdA gene encoding cholesterol ring-cleaving hydrolase subunit IpdA, whose translation MRDKRTTLDEAVAQLRSGMTIGIAGWGSRRKPMAFVRAMLRSDVTDLTVVTYGGPDLGLLCSAGKVRRVYYGFVSLDSPPFYDPWFAKARTSGTIEAREMDEGMLRCGLQAAAQRLPFLPIRAGMGSSVPDFWEGELRTVTSPYPAPDGRHETLTAMPALRLDAAFAHLNLGDCHGNAAYTGIDPYFDDLFLMAAEKRFLSVERIVSTQELVETVPPQSLLVNRMMVDAVVEAPRGSHFTTAAPDYGRDEKFQRHYAEAASTTDGWQKFVQTYLSGTEDDYQAAVRAFGEENSS comes from the coding sequence GTGCGGGACAAACGAACCACCCTCGACGAGGCCGTTGCGCAGTTGCGCAGCGGCATGACGATCGGTATCGCCGGCTGGGGATCACGGCGCAAGCCGATGGCATTCGTGCGCGCCATGCTCCGTTCGGACGTCACCGACTTGACCGTGGTGACCTATGGCGGGCCCGACCTGGGCCTGCTGTGCTCGGCCGGCAAGGTACGCCGTGTCTACTACGGATTCGTCTCGCTGGACTCCCCGCCCTTCTACGACCCGTGGTTCGCCAAAGCCCGCACCAGCGGCACGATCGAGGCCCGGGAAATGGACGAGGGCATGCTCCGCTGTGGGCTGCAGGCCGCCGCCCAGCGGCTACCGTTTCTACCCATCCGCGCCGGGATGGGTAGTTCGGTGCCCGATTTCTGGGAAGGAGAGCTGCGCACCGTCACCAGCCCCTACCCGGCCCCCGACGGCCGACATGAGACTCTGACCGCCATGCCGGCGCTGCGCCTGGACGCCGCGTTTGCCCATCTCAATCTAGGTGATTGCCACGGCAACGCCGCATATACCGGGATCGACCCGTACTTCGACGACCTGTTCCTGATGGCTGCCGAGAAGCGGTTCCTGTCGGTGGAACGGATCGTCTCGACTCAAGAGCTGGTCGAAACGGTGCCGCCGCAATCGCTTTTGGTGAACCGCATGATGGTCGACGCGGTCGTGGAGGCACCTCGTGGTTCCCACTTCACCACCGCTGCACCGGACTACGGGCGTGACGAGAAATTCCAACGCCACTATGCCGAAGCAGCATCGACGACAGACGGCTGGCAGAAGTTCGTACAGACCTACTTGTCTGGGACCGAGGACGATTATCAAGCGGCCGTGCGCGCGTTCGGAGAGGAGAACTCATCGTGA
- the ipdB gene encoding cholesterol ring-cleaving hydrolase subunit IpdB has product MSTRAEVCAVACAELFRDAGEIMISPMTTMVSVGARLARLTFSPDILLTDGEAQLLADTPSLGATGAVEGWMPFGRVFETLAWGRRHVVMGANQVDRYGNQNISSFGPLQHPTRQMFGVRGSPGNTINHATSYWVGNHSTRVFCEKVDVVAGIGYDKVDPDNPAFRFVNVYRVVSNLGVFDFDGPDHTMRARTLHPGVSPDDVREATSFTVHGLDEAEETRLPTAEELRLVRDVIDPRALRDREIRS; this is encoded by the coding sequence GTGAGCACCCGAGCCGAGGTATGTGCGGTTGCGTGCGCCGAATTGTTCCGGGACGCAGGCGAGATCATGATCAGCCCGATGACCACGATGGTTTCCGTCGGGGCGCGGCTCGCCCGCCTGACCTTCTCCCCGGACATCCTGCTGACCGACGGTGAAGCTCAGCTGCTGGCGGACACCCCGTCGCTCGGTGCCACCGGAGCCGTTGAGGGCTGGATGCCGTTTGGCCGCGTGTTCGAGACCTTGGCCTGGGGACGGCGGCATGTCGTGATGGGCGCCAATCAGGTTGACCGCTACGGTAATCAGAACATCTCGTCCTTCGGACCGCTGCAACATCCGACCCGGCAGATGTTCGGCGTTCGGGGCTCGCCCGGCAACACGATCAACCACGCGACCAGCTACTGGGTCGGCAACCACTCCACGCGAGTGTTCTGTGAGAAGGTCGACGTCGTCGCCGGAATCGGTTACGACAAGGTTGATCCGGACAATCCGGCGTTCCGCTTCGTCAACGTCTACCGGGTGGTGTCCAACCTCGGCGTGTTCGACTTCGACGGCCCGGACCACACCATGCGAGCCCGCACACTGCACCCCGGCGTGTCACCCGATGATGTCCGTGAGGCCACCTCGTTCACCGTTCATGGTCTCGATGAGGCGGAAGAGACCCGGCTCCCGACCGCTGAAGAACTACGCCTTGTTCGCGATGTCATCGATCCGAGAGCACTGCGCGACAGGGAGATTCGGTCATGA
- the ipdC gene encoding (3aS,4S,5R,7aS)-5-hydroxy-7a-methyl-1-oxo-octahydro-1H-indene-4-carboxyl-CoA dehydrogenase codes for MKLRTPLTELVGVEHPVVQTGMGWVAGARLVSATANAGGLGILASATMTIDELATAIGKVKATTDRPFGVNIRADAADAADRVELMIREGVKVASFALAPKQELIVRLKEAGAVVIPSIGAAKHARKVAAWGADTMIVQGGEGGGHTGPVATTLLLPSVLDAVAGSGIPVVAAGGFFDGRGLAAALSYGAAGVAMGTRFLLTSDSTVPDAVKRRYLEAALDGTVVTTRVDGMPHRVLRTGLVDRLESGSRARGFTAAIRNAGKFKQMSRMTWRSMIRDGLAMRHGKDLTWSQVVMAANTPMLLKAGLVEGNLDAGVLASGQVAGILGDLPSCAELIESIVDDAVAHLRAAASLVE; via the coding sequence ATGAAACTACGCACGCCGCTGACCGAACTGGTCGGCGTCGAGCATCCAGTGGTGCAAACCGGGATGGGCTGGGTCGCCGGTGCCCGGCTGGTGTCGGCCACTGCAAACGCCGGCGGGCTGGGCATTTTAGCCTCAGCCACTATGACCATCGACGAGCTCGCGACCGCCATCGGCAAAGTCAAGGCCACCACCGATCGGCCATTCGGGGTGAACATCCGCGCCGATGCCGCCGACGCCGCAGACCGCGTTGAGCTGATGATTCGCGAGGGCGTCAAAGTGGCGTCGTTCGCGCTGGCACCGAAACAGGAACTCATCGTCCGCCTCAAAGAGGCCGGGGCGGTGGTCATCCCGTCGATCGGTGCTGCCAAACACGCGCGCAAGGTGGCGGCCTGGGGTGCGGACACCATGATCGTCCAAGGCGGCGAAGGCGGGGGGCACACCGGACCGGTCGCGACCACGCTGCTGCTGCCGTCGGTGCTCGACGCCGTGGCGGGCAGCGGAATCCCGGTGGTAGCCGCGGGCGGCTTCTTCGACGGCCGCGGGCTGGCCGCGGCGTTGTCCTACGGCGCTGCCGGGGTAGCGATGGGCACCCGGTTTCTGCTTACCTCGGATTCCACTGTTCCTGATGCGGTCAAACGGCGCTATTTGGAGGCGGCGCTGGACGGCACCGTGGTTACCACCCGAGTCGACGGCATGCCCCACCGGGTGTTACGCACCGGGCTGGTCGATAGGCTGGAAAGCGGCTCACGAGCAAGGGGTTTCACGGCCGCGATCCGAAATGCCGGAAAGTTCAAGCAGATGTCGAGGATGACGTGGCGATCGATGATCCGTGATGGATTGGCGATGCGTCACGGCAAGGACTTGACATGGTCGCAAGTGGTGATGGCGGCCAACACGCCCATGCTGCTCAAGGCCGGGTTGGTTGAAGGCAACCTCGACGCCGGAGTACTAGCCTCCGGCCAGGTGGCGGGGATCCTCGGCGACCTGCCGTCGTGCGCTGAATTGATTGAGTCGATCGTCGACGACGCCGTAGCTCACTTGCGGGCGGCCGCTTCACTGGTGGAGTAG
- a CDS encoding fatty acid desaturase yields MSTIEAIGSSAPESAAHHALPDPGESVPKLALPTVGIFLAALTAFVVSTVGYINGWVPIWATIPVNAAVTFVMFTVVHDASHYSISATRWVNGLLGRLAFLFVGPVVAFPAFGYIHIQHHRHSNDDDEDPDTFASHGSLWVLPLRWSMVEYFYLRYYLPRARSRPVAEVAETLVMLTLSLTGLTIAIVTGNLWTLAVVFLIPQRIGLAVLAWWFDWLPHHGLEDTQRSNRYRATRNRVGAEWLFTPVLLSQNYHLVHHLHPSVPFYRYLRTWRRNEEAYLERDAAISTVFGQQLNPDEFREWKRLNGRLSKLLPVRMPARSSSPHAVLHRIPVASVDPITADSTLVTFAVPEDLRDAFRFEPGQHVTVRTDLGGQGVRRNYSICAPATRAQLRIAVKHIPGGAFSTFVANGLQAGDVLELMTPTGRFGTPLDPLNQKHYVGVVAGSGITPVLSILATTLGIETESRFTLIYGNRTKESTMFRAELDRLESRYADRLEVVHVLSNEPLHTPELRGRIDEEKLNGWLSSSLQPDSVDQWFICGPLEMTTTVRDTLIEHRVDAERIRLELFYGYDTPSAPADGYEAATVTFTLSGQQDTFDLTPGDSILEGALQRRSDVPYACMGGACGTCRAKLVEGDATMDHNFALGRAELDAGYILTCQSHPTTPFVAVDYDA; encoded by the coding sequence ATGTCGACCATCGAAGCCATAGGTTCTTCGGCGCCCGAATCTGCCGCACACCATGCGTTGCCGGATCCCGGCGAATCGGTGCCCAAGCTCGCGCTCCCAACGGTCGGGATCTTCCTCGCCGCGTTGACCGCCTTCGTCGTGTCGACAGTCGGCTACATCAACGGGTGGGTCCCGATCTGGGCCACGATCCCGGTCAACGCCGCGGTGACTTTTGTGATGTTCACGGTGGTACACGACGCATCGCACTACTCGATCAGCGCCACTCGATGGGTGAACGGCCTGCTCGGACGCCTCGCGTTTCTTTTCGTCGGTCCCGTGGTCGCGTTCCCGGCGTTCGGATACATCCACATCCAGCATCACCGGCACTCCAACGACGACGATGAAGATCCGGACACATTCGCCTCCCACGGCTCGCTGTGGGTGCTGCCGCTGCGCTGGTCGATGGTCGAGTACTTCTACCTCAGGTACTACCTCCCGCGTGCCCGCAGCCGGCCGGTTGCCGAGGTCGCCGAAACGCTCGTGATGCTGACCCTGAGCCTGACAGGCCTGACCATCGCGATCGTCACCGGAAACCTCTGGACACTTGCCGTTGTCTTTCTGATCCCGCAACGCATCGGACTCGCCGTGCTGGCTTGGTGGTTCGATTGGCTCCCGCATCACGGTTTGGAGGACACCCAACGCAGCAATCGATATCGCGCGACCCGCAATCGCGTCGGCGCGGAGTGGTTGTTCACGCCGGTGTTGCTATCGCAGAACTACCACCTGGTGCACCACCTGCATCCCTCGGTGCCCTTCTACCGGTACCTCCGGACGTGGCGGCGCAACGAGGAGGCCTACCTGGAGCGCGACGCGGCGATCTCCACAGTCTTTGGCCAGCAACTGAATCCGGACGAGTTCCGGGAATGGAAGCGGCTTAACGGCAGACTCTCCAAGCTGCTACCGGTGCGGATGCCGGCCCGTTCGAGTTCGCCGCACGCGGTACTGCATCGCATCCCGGTTGCCTCGGTCGATCCGATCACCGCCGACAGCACTTTGGTGACTTTCGCGGTACCCGAAGATTTGCGGGACGCGTTCCGGTTCGAGCCGGGCCAACACGTGACGGTGCGCACCGATCTGGGCGGCCAGGGCGTCCGCCGCAACTACTCGATCTGCGCCCCGGCCACCCGGGCTCAGTTGCGAATCGCTGTCAAACACATTCCGGGCGGAGCGTTCTCCACGTTTGTGGCGAATGGCCTCCAGGCCGGCGATGTTCTCGAATTGATGACTCCGACGGGCCGATTCGGGACCCCGTTGGATCCCTTGAACCAGAAGCACTATGTGGGCGTCGTCGCCGGGAGCGGAATCACGCCGGTGCTGTCCATCCTGGCCACCACGCTGGGGATCGAGACCGAAAGCCGGTTCACGCTGATCTATGGCAATCGCACCAAGGAGTCAACGATGTTTCGGGCGGAGCTCGACCGTCTGGAGTCGCGCTACGCCGATCGGCTCGAAGTCGTACATGTGCTGTCGAACGAACCCCTGCACACTCCGGAGCTGCGGGGCCGCATTGACGAGGAAAAACTCAACGGATGGCTGTCCAGCAGCCTGCAGCCCGACAGTGTGGACCAGTGGTTCATCTGCGGTCCGCTGGAGATGACCACCACAGTGCGAGACACCTTGATCGAGCACCGGGTGGACGCGGAGCGCATTCGCCTGGAGCTCTTCTACGGGTATGACACACCGTCGGCACCCGCGGACGGGTATGAGGCTGCGACTGTGACCTTCACGTTGTCCGGGCAGCAGGATACGTTCGATCTGACACCAGGCGACTCGATCCTGGAAGGCGCGCTGCAGCGACGCAGCGATGTTCCCTACGCCTGCATGGGCGGCGCGTGCGGCACGTGCCGGGCCAAACTCGTGGAGGGCGATGCGACGATGGATCACAACTTCGCTCTGGGACGCGCGGAGCTCGACGCCGGCTACATCCTTACCTGTCAGTCGCATCCAACGACGCCATTCGTCGCTGTCGATTACGACGCTTGA